ACGTAATCTGTGTTAAGGATCAATACATTGGATGCTATGCAGCCAGTCAGTCATCAATCCATTTAAATACTCGCCAGCTGAAAAATTCTCTAAAACAATATTTAGACCTTGTTGTATTTCCCCTCTAGTCCTAATCTAAAGATCTGAAATCAGTAAGAGCTCTACAATCTGACCTAAAAGAGGCTGAGACACAACATTTCTTCACcaacagtgatgttttttttttctctgaactaCAGCATCGCTATAAATGgatcatctaaaaaaaaaaaaaaaagtgagatctGAGTGATTGATGTTGCACTTTGTCTCCCTGCAGGCCACTGCTGTTACCGAGAAAATCTTCTCACTTAGCGTTTCTAAACAAATTTGATTCTGAGCAACAATAAGGTTTAGTTTGGGTCAAGGTTTAGGACGGAGATTGATAACACAATGAGGACGACTCAGATTTAGCTCCGAGCTGATCAAATTAAATGCTGAAGTGGTCATTTTCAGACCGATGCTCTGCCGTCATGGTGCACTTCGTCAGCTTGTCTGTGGCATTTGGAAATGTAGTTAGATTTTTGCTCATCCATCCTTTGAGCACTTTGTTCCACAGAGAggttcttctgtgtgtgttttaacaacaGCTGCTCAGTTTACCATGAAATTTAGTATGGATCCTCAAACCCCCAGAGGATGACTTCCATTGATTTCCAGCGACACTGTGCCCTGACATTTTGTCCAACACCACAGACAAGTCAAAACTTCCCATTCTCAAACCAgttgattctctctctcttttttttttttttaccttttaccttCTTATTTTACCTTGAACAGTCACTGTCGGCCTAGCAAATACTGTGAGATCTTATATTATCTTGTTGTGGCTACTCTTCTCTTCAATCAGAAGAcatgtcactgcagcagcacaagtCAGATTTATGGACAACTTGGGTGTCGTAGTCCTTTCAGCGATCATTTCTGTGGAATAGCAAAACACTGCACTGTCAAATCCAGCGGGCAACAAATGCAACTGGTCAAACCATCGTCATCATGCAACACAAGCTGTAATAATCTGGAATTTCCCTCACAGTTTGTGTTGCAACCATCTATAGATTTTCCTGTGAGAACAGATCTGGTTCTCTTTTTTGCATTATTCCTCCCTCCagattatatataaatatataaatatataaataatataaaatatgtaaatacttAAAGTACTGAAAGCTTACTCATCTTTTCAGAAAGACCTGCAATATAGTACCACACAGAGGTCACGTGATGGCATCTGAGCCATTAAGAATAACCGAGAATGAAAGTCTGCTGTCATTCTCCTTTTATACGtactaaaaataaacacatctgctttttctttacCGCTCACTTTTCTAAAGATATGAAATCATGAAACATTTCCCTCTTCTGGGTACCGTTGCTGACATTTGCACCCCTCACTGTCGGAAATGATGTCTCAGAGAGTCAGGGATTTAAGCACATGTGACCCTTGAGCTCACTGTAGGCCACTGAGGACAAGAGCAGCAGCAATGTCTTTAAAATGCTAATGTTCGATTCACTCCTggtgatatttttttctctacaaCTGGACTCATTCCTTGGTGCTTCTGTCCTCTTGTACCTTCAAGAAGATGATCCACGTTTTGAATCAAGCATGGCAGATGGCCCCTGCTCTCCCAAATCCAGTGTGAACCCTGACCCTGTGGTGACCCCTGACCCCCTGTGACAGCACATGACTCAAGATTTGCCCCCCTAATTGAAGCTTTCAGTGCTTCCAGACACTTCAGAGACACATTTAGCTGCATAATGTGCTGGGTTGAaagtgtttgtaaatgtttgtgtgtgtcaaaaTGAAATGGTGGTGTGACAGACATGTTATTTCATTTGAGGTGTCATGACTTCAGAGGAAAAGCTTCGTGCTTGGAGCAGCAAGTGATCCCTTTTACCTCCTAACCCGCGGTGGCAAGTGATTGACAGATTGCATAAATGTTAAGCTACACAGATTGCGTTGAAGAAACGTCTTCCACACTTCATTTATAAACATTTCTATCTATTTTTTATGCTTCTCCTCAAATGATTCATGGTATGCTTTATTATCTCTGAAGCCGGAGAGAGTCTGCAGCATTTCCGGCACTTTTTGTTTGTAAATTCTTCTCGCTGTTGTGCCCGTGTTCCTTTGAAAGTGCTGTGATCTTGAAAAGTTAGGGTTAAGATGGCAACTCTGGCAATTAATTACTTCAAGAATTCCTTAAGAAAGGTATCAGTGCCTTTGTGGTGCTGGTgatgtgaagctgcagctctgccGGGACGTGGCTGTGTGTAATCTATCACTTTGCTGGCTGTTGGCCAGGTTTCAACAGGGCACACCACCGGAGCACTCTGTCAGAGGTAagtattaaaaatacatcactgctgcttttattctgtACCCGTAAATCAAGAAGGCACGATCACAGTTCAACCCAGCCGCTACttaggaaagaaaaatgagtaTTACTTTCCCCATCTAATCAAATATTGATATGGATAGATTTTGAGaggccttgtgtgtgtgtgtgtgtgtgttctgatcGGAGACGAGCTGAATGTTATTGCTTGCACTTACTCTAATGTGTCGTAAGCTCTGCGTTAAAAGCTTCTGACACGGTTCATGGTGGTAGTGAGATAATGAGCGTCAAAGATTGCAGGGTTCATTTTATCACATGGAGAAAGATGACGCCTTGTTACTGACTCAAAcgtttccaagaaaagatgatgTGCTGCTTTCCCCATGGCTTTAATGTGAGAAAATCAGTTTTGAGAACaggtcacacaaaaaaaaaaaaatctcctgatACCAGtgccatgatttttttttattctcctgtAGCAAAGAAAATTTCCCTCTTTCTCAAAACTTTAAATGATATAAGTTAACAAGGAAGGAAGAGTTTTACCTCGACACATAAATCAAGCCATCAAAGCTCTCGTCTTTCTTCAGAACATCCTGACGTTCATTCACCTGCTCCACAGTCCAGCCACATGCTCTGACCCAGAGGGAGAAAGTCAGTGATTACACTTGCACAGGTACTGTactttgagtatttccatttaatgCTACATTATACtcctactccactacatttcagagtgaAGTGTTGTACTTGTTACAGCTGTGTCAGCAGCGTACGGCTGGGCCTCACAGTTCAGATTCCTGTGAGTTCTTAGCAGTTCCATCAGAGTGATTTCCCCTCTAATCTTCAGCAAAGGCGGGGGGCATTTTTCTGCAGAACAAGTACTTTTGATgttttaagtacattttcctGATAATACTTTACTTAAGTAGGACTTTGAATGTAGGACTTTTGCTTGTAATGGAAAATGTTTACATTAATGCTCTGGTACTTTATTGGAGGGCAGTATCATATCTTAAAGGATCGGAGTACATCCTCCTGCAGTGTTCTGGCTCTCCGGTTTTCAGGGGCCTGATTTAGGCTGCAGTCCTGTCAGAGAGTCCGATCAAGACAGAAAGATTAGTTTTATTCAAATCTTGCAAAAGATCTCCCCAATGTGACAAGCTCCATGATGGTATATTTATCATTACAACAGAGACAGCTTATAAAACAGACAATGTAAATCTGTAGGTTCCCGCCCAAAAGGCACGTCCTCATAAATATGCATTTAGTATGCAAGACTGTTACTATGACAGAAGCATCACAGTACTAGGATAGTTTGTCCATGCACAGTATGAGACCTATATGTAATCTAAAAATattatacatatttatttattatttatttatatatgtgaaCGTTGTTGTTTTACGGCCtcagtttttgcttttaggATCAAAATTGTTATAGACATGCTAACATCTAACGCAGATGAAGATAAGTGTTGCAAATGTAAGTCACACCACAAAACATTTACCCTAGTAAGTGTTtaatcatgaaaacaaaaaaggcagaaaaaacacaatatatagACAAACGTGTTTAAGTacattataaataaaacatatattaAGACATGTATAAGGAAGGTCAAACAAGCATCTTCGTTTATCATTCTATCGTTAAAGTACGTTTGAAGAGTAGTGgtgtcagttttttaaaaaaagctgttgGCAATTCAAACACATTCATATTTACAATACTGGAAAGCAGATGGGTTCAAATAGCATCaacaaataatgtttgtttgGAGAACCAGATGAGCCGAGTGCcaacaaacaaactgttcacaaaaaaaaaaaaacatgacttctCTGAGTGACAATTTAGCTGCTGATGTGACAGGTcctgaagcagaagaagaaccaATCTGGTCCTCCAAGCACAGTTCAGTGATTTAATACTAAAAATTATTTGTAAATACTATTTGACTCAGAtcagcaagacagagacaatCAAATGTGTGAGAAATGGCGAGAGGCGTTTGAAAAAGGGTTTTTCCAAAATTCAcgaaagttttttttctaccaatgaaaaacaaataaaaaaccgGTCATTGTGGACTGAGTAAGTTTTGAAAAGTCCCTCTTCATGTTTTCCTGTACATACTGTTTGCCCCTGTGGCGACGCTGGAGAGAACAAAACCGAGTTAAAACCgatgtgttttaattttaattgaaCCAGTCAAGTGCCTAAAGATGGTGAATCGCTGGGTTAGGGTGCAGGGCTcgtcccacaatgcaacactcGGCAGTGTTTCCAGTTTAATTACCTGTTATTACGGTTTAACTGACCAGATTTTGGCATTTGGATGCTTCACATTGtgcgtgtaaaaaaaaacaaacaaaaaaaaaaaaaaacaagctgtcaCTTGGTCTGTTAGCAGTGTCATGCGATGTCTTGGCTGTACTGTCTTCTATGTGAGATTGGTCATGGGGTCAttcttcctgttcctcctcctttcagcttgtcctcctccttttcatcAGATAGTGATGAAGCCTCCTTGGTCACTGCTGACGGACTCTGGTACCACGCAGCGACCCCTCCTCCTGGTCACGCGTCGCTTCCGGTGGAATTTAGCATAACAACGAAATCCTTGAgcggagagaggaaaagaataaACGCTGACTGAATCTAGTAGATTAGAGAAACGTGGACgtggaaacagaaaaaccaaCAGAGCTACAGTTTTTAATACTGTAAAATCGATGCTTTGGAACACTGAACTCATCAGAGGTATTCAAACACTTTTAGATATTTATGAAAACTGACCCCAGAGCGGTTTCAACTTCACACAAACAATCTCTTAACTCAAAACAATTTTACAAGAAAATGAACTTCTACCAACACTGGGATATTTTTTGTTTACCGCAATATTAGTCTGCCTCTAATTTGGCCACTCCAGGGACCCTTACCCATCACCAGTCGCTGACTTTTAATTAGTTATAAACAGAGAGACTTTGGGAAATGGCTCGAGTACACAAGCCACACATGAAAATGATGGAAAGCGATgaagtgctgctgatttctcaTTACTTTAACTTCACATCACACCAGTAAATTATGACTCATTCTTCTCCTCACTCACCTTCCTCACACATGCAGTCATCGTAGCATTTGTTGTTGAGGCCTCGGTTGTGAGGTTTACACTCGTGTTCTCTCAGGTCACAACAAGAACCTTCAATGGAGCAAGCACATAACAttgagcaggaggagggaggttaTCAGGAGTTCAGCGTTTTGTTTGTTGGAGCATcacctcatttttttttttttgagattgtGATTCAGACTGACCTGGGAGACAGTCCAGGTGGTGGTCACACGGCTCGATGGCGTCAGCGTCTACAGTCACATTTCCACTGCTGAGGTTCTTACTCCGCCTCTTGTCTGCGGCAGGCAAAGAGAAATGAACACAGCAGTTTGATGCTAATCTAAAGGCTTGGGATCAAAACACAGCCTCAACCAAACAGACGTCACTCACAAAATTAAGTTTTTATGTCTGGGTCAAACACTTTTTCACTTTGACAGACCATATCTGACCTACAGTACCAATAAGGTAGTTTTCTGTGATGTTAGAGTGGATAGCAATGTTGGCCCGTCTCTTTGCcagtccaccactttgttcCAGATTAGAATATCTCTGTTTCCTGGATCATCACCCCTGATCTTTCATCGAACGCCAACATCTGGTCAAACTCTTCATTTCTTCCCATATATTTTGGTTATAAAACAAATGACACTGCCATCAGCCTCGGCTGCGCTTTAGCACGCTAACATGCTCAACTAAGATGGTGAGCGTGTCAGACAAtacacctgctaaacatcaacatgttagcattgtcactgttaGCATCTTAGCTTGCCCATAATGAGCATATTGCTCAAGGCACATGCAGACACGAAGTCTCATTAATTGAAATAATCTGAAATAACTTGATATAAAAAGGACAATTTGAGTTTGAAGTGGGTTATTTCCACCAAAGCTCTTTTTCAAATCAGTTTTTTTGACCACACATTTACACTAACAGTTAATAACGAACCTTTCTTCCTGGAGGAAGGCCAGGTGTCGGCAGGTTTCATATCCTCGTAGTCTGTCCAATCAAAGAGCGCCATGTCCAACGTTGGCATCACCTCTCCTTGTCCTTTTCCTCGGCCAGACCTCTGAAACAGGAGACATAACTTGAAGCTAAGCTACACCTTACATCCTATCACGTTATTTAATCACATTTCAGCAGGAACATTTGCATACCAGCTTAACTCTCGTTCTGTATAATTAATCCACACAGGACAGCTCAAACATGCTGATATGCAGATCTGTAAACACCTAATCCCATCTTCATTTAGTTTCAGCGTGCCGTGTAAGTTCTGCCTCTACTGTAATATTTTATAAATCTTCTCTATGTATTCAAAACAATTGTGATCAGAATATGAAGATGTGTATTAAAAACTAATCCTAAATGTGATGCCATCCAGCATATAAGCTGCTGTAGAGAATACATTGGAGAGATCAATTCTGTCTCCTCAGATGAATGTTCATTTACTTCAattaaaccacagcagcagcagcagatcgCTATTGTTTGATTAGTTCACTCTGTTTTTGCAGGTAGAAACATTCAGGGTGTTCTCAATGAAACACACTGGACCAGTGAAGCTTCACCGCCTCATGAAACGCCCTCACTCAACAGTCATCAGAGACACCAATCAGGCCAGgaatacaaatatatacatCACAGCATGTGTATTGTTAATACACTGACACTATACAGACATACAGAGTGAAAAGTGCAGTTCATTACAAACCGCCTCAGGTTTTATTTCTGGTTGGTGAGAGCAGCAGGCAACTAATGCAACTAATCCAGAGGAAAACAATCACATTAGGCTTATTGTTTCTGCAGCGTATGTGTGAATTTGGTTTAGGAAGATATTTAAATATATGCAATTTGTAAGTAAAGTCACTTACTAATTTAAGCCAAATCTGCTATATGTTGCATTGTAAGGGAAAGTAACTTTAAAAGTTATTTGCTACCTTTGAAAGTCACTACACTGGAAAGTTAATCTTTCTGAAGACTCCCTTTGGGAGTATTTTTGCATCATTCACTGGCAATCTCACACTTATCAAATCAACATGTCTTCATGCTGCACTTGGTAGTTTGTCAATTACCATGTGACAGTTTGAGcgtttagaatttttttttccccctgttgtGCAGTTTTTGggtcaaaaaaatgaaaagaaaatgaatagtTGAAATTTCTGCTTGCTTCCTATATAGTTAGAGTCAGTAACTGGATACCTTTGGACTGATCCATAAATCCAAACACAGGTTGGAGTGTCATAAATTCAAATACCTCTGTAAAATATTGTCATACAAATGAGTATTTCATGACATTGCTGTAAAACAAATCTCGTTGGCGAATCGCTCAGCTATAACTTTCTGCAATAAAAGCCATGAAACATTGCCACTGTCATTTTcatcaaacagaggaaacaaaatagaaatgttAAACAGTGTAATTAAGTCAGCAAGACTTTGAGGTGTCTCCTGAGAATTACTTCACCCATCAAAAAATAAGCTCTTCGCGTCAACAGATCCATACTTGTTTCCTTTCACCCTCAGGAAATAAGCCTGTATGGAAATATCAATTAGATTAATTGCAGGGGGCTACCTACATCTCCTCGCCTGCtcattaaaatgtcaacagAAGATCGAACATTAATTAAGAAACCTTGCTGCGTGCTCATGCCACTGAACCTGGGTTCGGGAAATGCtatcgcttttttttttttttttccttggtcCAATAATATTTGACTGCTCTCACATTAAAGGCCTGCTCAGTCTCCCACATTCTAAGACGCCTTGGAAACAGAACACCAAATAAACTGTCAGTCTACAGACATCTAACATAGAGGCTGACCAGGGCTGTCTCACAGAGCCACTATGACTTACTGTGTGAGTGTATCTAATAATTTTGTGTCTTGGTCTGTCCTGGAAGAGGGACTATTCCTCTGTTGGTCTTCCTGAGGTTTCTTCCATATTTTCCACATTAAAGGATTTTTTCCTGATCCATATCCAGGATCTAAGTACAGAGGATGTTGTGTGATGTACAGATTGTAAAGATCGCTTTGGGTTATTTATTGGTTTACTTacataaaactgacttgacctGACAAAAGCCTACAATACACccaataataattaaaatcatGCTTAGAGCTAAGTTTGAGTTATGGATTGCTAAACACAGTTTTAGCGGGAAGCTACCCTCGCTGCACCATCTTGGTACAAACCTAGAAAACAGAAACTCTTTTTATCTGTTGAGGTTCATTGCAATCATTGAGGTGATACAATGTCTAGTGAAAGTTAAATCCAAATGCCTAGACTGGAGTTTTGATTCAAAACGTTTCGCTCCTCAaggccactttttttttttaactgatgcAAGGAAATTATTGGTTTTAACAGTCAGAGCACTGGTGAGTGTACACTCACTTTTAAATGTACACTCGACACTTTATGGGGTCAGATAGTAAGAACTGAAAAATCCTTTCAGAggaatcataaaaaaaatgtcttcagctTTCTCTATACAAATGCTCAGCAGTTTTTAGCCTCATATATATTTGTACATGTCATTTCCAAAGGTTAAACATCTGAGTTTAAAGGTAGctcatgagattttttttctttttatcttttagtcttttgctttttctcgAACAGAGCTCCTCAACAAAAcaactgtcaatcaaacagtgtgtgtgaacctgCGAACGATGGCAGATTTTTCCCACGAACACCCTACAAGCTGCAGCGTGTTTGTAACGGCTGCTGTGACAAATGTAAAAGCGTTCATGACGTCATGTGATTCTTCAGTATCTACTGACATCAGGTACCATTTTGTCTTGAAGCGTCTCATTTGTAACGGCTCCGGGACTGAAAGAGGCACATCTAAATGCTGTTTATACATACTGCTGAAGCATCATGCTGGGTGAATGTGACAGGTGGTGAGTGGTGCCCCATGCACTCCTGCAGATTTTTCATAACACGCGCCCACGGTCGAACACAAAAAAGACTCTCCGTGGTCACATACATTTTGTCCTGACGTGGTTTCTAATAAAGGAAAAGGAAGGTAGTTATAGAAAATGTGCTGCTGGACTCTGAACTCCCGGAGGCGTAGTTTTATTATACAAAACAAGGCCGTTATCTATCAAACACACTGCGACCAAGAGCCAGTGAGTTTGGCCTGCTGGAGGATATttttcaccagcagcaccttcaggTTCACGCTGCAGAGAGTGTCATTTCCAAGATGAGCTATGAGGTTTGCGGCAACATAACGACAGTAATGGGGCCCATTTTCGCTCTATTTCCCCTGCACACTGGAACCACACTGAGGCACAACAGACGCAGCCTTTAATAAGCACTTGGGCTTCGCTGGGGTTACCTGGGGTTTGGTAGAGGCCGGGGGCAACGTTGGGGGATGCTCGTTCATCACCGTGGTAACCATGGAGGACCCCGAGCCAAAGACGCCGGcgttgggggaggggggctcACTGGGCGGGGTCACAAtgaaggagggggaggcagcggaggaggaggaggagggagggtccTCGAACAGATCTCTGTCCTTTAACGCAGACCTCAGCTCAACCTCCGGAGGAAACCCTGAACAGACatgacagacaaagagaaatcATTGTTCCGATACTGATCATCTAACAAACGTGGATTTTGTTAGATGACTAAAAAATTCAAACATCAAAGAACAAAGACTTAATGGAGTGTGAGTATTGTATCCAGCCATCCAGGGTTACCCCATCTACAAATCCTGGACAACAAAGTCCAATGGCTGACAAAAGCTAAATGGACATCGTGTTGAagtggttgtctgtcttgtCAGCTGCTCTTCCCAAGAATGgtctttcagtctctgtttttcGGTTTTATCTCTCCAGCTTTGAAGATAATCTGTCTCTGAAATTTCTGCCTTCACCCCAATACAGGGGAGGTGAACAGAATTTCATTGTGGTGCTCACAGCACCGAAAAGTCATATTTGAAAACTTCAGCAGAAACAGTTTTCCtgttactctggataatccacagatcTCACTTTATTATTTACTCTGCTTAAAGTGGTAAAAGATAaaaactgtcatcatcatcatgatgtCTGTGGATTATGCGAAGTAAACAGGACATTATCTCTGGACAGAGACGTGGCtgtcaatttttaaaaatgtgcattgATACCATcagcaccacaaacacagacacaaacaaccaTAATTTGTCAGAAATAGGTTCTAGTGTATGTCCAGATCCAGCAGGAGCTCACCTTTACCATGTCGTCCGCCCTTGTCACGCCGACTCCCATGTCTCCTGTGCTCAAAGTGGTGTCCATGCCCATGTCCGTTCCCATGTCCGTGCCCTCTCCCTTTGCGTGTGCCCAGAAGGTGGTTTTCCCGGGCCTGGGATGGACCCCTCACATTCATTcgaactctgtctctgtccctgcccGGGCCCATCTCCAGTCTCACCGGGCTCAAACCCTCCAGACCTGTCCCATCATCCTCAGGCCTGGCCAGGGGGTGCAGGGACCTGTGAGAGAGCAGCCCGGCTCCACCTTTGGTAACACGGGCCCCCTGGCTCCCATGCCCTCCACGGTCCCTGCTGTAGCCGTGACCCTGTAGACCCTGCAGAGGGTGCTGTAGGGCGTTGCCGCCCCCTGCTGAGGTCTGTGCCTGTCTCTTCTTGCCGTGAGGAGTTCCGGGCTCAGCGCTGTGCGACAGTGCCAGGGTGGCAAACAGGAACCCCAGGATCAGACTCCAGGAGAGAGCCATGGTACGTACAAcacagcgccccctgctgggaacacagaaaatatatgTCAGCGCTGCACAGATTCTACTGCACAATTATATTCAAATAAATGAAGCAAAAACTTTATTAGTGGATTTAAACTGGTGAATATTAGTACTAAACAGTCGTACTTAGTCGACAAAACATGAATACACAACTATTCAGAAGTTATTTTCAAGAAACACTGCCAAAATACTATTTTCAGTTATGATAATCTGCTGCTTTCTTTGTCTTATATGATTATAAACCAGACATTGTAggggtttttttaaaaacagtttcaaaAACAAGCAGACCATATTGCAAGAGCTATTTTAGAAGTTTTTATGgatgtttggatatgttttcacactttttagttttgttgtgACTGTAGATCCCCCACTGGAATCTATTGCGTCTGTTAACAGTTTGTGAAGTTTGTGAATAAAATCTACAAAGGAGCAAGATATAAACTacacactggttttaaaaaaaaacttaggaTTTAAATCATTCAACAAAAATCGATTGTTgatatttgaaatgtttttaaatacatgttGCCTCTTCTCctgtgtaaacaaacacaggacttttattttttaaattagtgtAACTTGCCTCAATGGGACATCCCTCAGCTGGCTTTAAACCTTGGCTTTTTTCTGCAGAAAGCACATAAGTCTTCAAGTATTGGAGATgtgtcctctcctctgcagtgtttattctcccatcacccatcctccaaaTCCTCAGACTACATCACTCTCAGCCTCCTGAATGGGCCCATTTATCTGGACCTGGTGGGTTTGAGGAGGTGATAAAGAGATGGACAGGCACTTGTGCTTCTTTTTAGAAATGGCTTCCCAGCCTTCATCCCTGTACCTTCGTGCCTTTCACAATAAGAGATACTGCACTGCGCACATCCTTCATCACTGCCTATTCAGCGGTCTCGAGGGCCCTCCAACCGTACCTTTCATTACAAAAGTCAACATATCTGTGAGGtgtgactgaaatgaaatatgagGTTCTGTATATCTGCATTGAACGCCCAGCACCTTGTctaaatgt
This region of Toxotes jaculatrix isolate fToxJac2 chromosome 3, fToxJac2.pri, whole genome shotgun sequence genomic DNA includes:
- the draxina gene encoding draxin — protein: MALSWSLILGFLFATLALSHSAEPGTPHGKKRQAQTSAGGGNALQHPLQGLQGHGYSRDRGGHGSQGARVTKGGAGLLSHRSLHPLARPEDDGTGLEGLSPVRLEMGPGRDRDRVRMNVRGPSQARENHLLGTRKGRGHGHGNGHGHGHHFEHRRHGSRRDKGGRHGKGFPPEVELRSALKDRDLFEDPPSSSSSAASPSFIVTPPSEPPSPNAGVFGSGSSMVTTVMNEHPPTLPPASTKPQRSGRGKGQGEVMPTLDMALFDWTDYEDMKPADTWPSSRKKDKRRSKNLSSGNVTVDADAIEPCDHHLDCLPGSCCDLREHECKPHNRGLNNKCYDDCMCEEGFRCYAKFHRKRRVTRRRGRCVVPESVSSDQGGFITI